The Sporosarcina ureae genome includes a region encoding these proteins:
- the mfd gene encoding transcription-repair coupling factor, with the protein MGVIEQLFLEEKEIQGLLNDLEDGQDQQLITGLSGGSKAIFFKLIQQSLTRPVLIVSPNMLQAQRTYDDLSKLVSDENIHLYTAEELVAADFSFASYELRAGRIDTLDHMARTGSGIYITPVAGLRKLLPTKERWLAHYVTASTDEEIDIGNWLENLVSMGYIRKDLVSAPGEFALRGGILDIYPLTMTEPVRIELFDTTIDSIRTFSAEDQRSTGKLDSITLLPATEFIWTPDELQKVSEKVEQALGDSLTKIKSEELQQQLLMTIMQDIGMMKDGIVPDTMKKYASFSTEASAMLTDYFPDSGIILFDELGRIQESVATLESEEQEYQLAMLEDGKMLHDTKLAWKYEQVLADISQQQLYLSLFTRAVPGFTIKKSISISCKPMQQFHSQMPLLKNEIERWKQGNYNVFLLASSTERMKKIQEILREYDIEATIDGKPSREGVLSIIEGDLSAGFELPFQKLAVITDAELFTGKPKRKARPPKLTNAERIKSYSEIKPGDHIVHVHHGIGKYYGVVTLDVKGVQKDYLDIRYRGEDKLFVPADQIDLIQKYVASGEKEPKLHKLGGTDWVKTKRKVTAAIQDIADDLIKLYARREAERGFAFSEDDDLQRSFENAFPYEETQDQLQSINEIKKDMESIRPMDRLLCGDVGYGKTEVAIRAAFKAVTNGKQVAFLVPTTILAQQHYETMKERFADYPITVSVLNRFRTKKEQDETIKGVKAGTIDIVIGTHRLLSKDVVYQDLGLLVVDEEQRFGVTHKEKLKQLKNNVDVLTLTATPIPRTLHMSMVGVRDLSVIETPPANRFPVQTYVMEDNGGLVREAIEREMGRGGQVFYLYNRVEDMDRKVQEIRDLVPEARIASAHGRMGEAALEAVILSFLEGEFDVLVTTTIIETGIDIPNVNTLIVHDADRMGLSQLYQLRGRVGRSNRVAYSYMLYQRDKVLTEVAENRLQAIKEFTELGSGFKIAMRDLSIRGAGNLLGSQQHGFIDSVGFDLYSQLLQEAIEERQTGVVKEDKVDVEISLPINAYLPESYIQDGYQKIQMYKRVKAITGDEDYLELVDEMIDRFGDMPFEADLLLRVGRMKAWGRDAGVLSIKKVQGIVEIRMSAEGTARADGAKLMEHSLKFGHAVGLTIDNGQIIVTVNEKKSNQFTEFDMVEEMVHTMQETAKEVESTDAL; encoded by the coding sequence GTGGGAGTAATAGAACAGCTTTTTCTAGAAGAAAAAGAGATTCAAGGCTTGCTGAACGACTTGGAAGACGGGCAAGATCAGCAGTTAATCACAGGTCTTTCTGGCGGATCCAAAGCGATCTTTTTTAAGTTGATTCAACAATCTCTGACACGTCCTGTTTTGATTGTTTCGCCAAATATGCTTCAAGCACAGCGAACGTATGATGACTTGAGCAAGTTGGTCAGTGATGAAAATATTCACTTATATACAGCGGAAGAACTTGTTGCTGCAGACTTTTCATTTGCGAGTTATGAACTGCGTGCCGGTAGAATCGATACACTGGATCATATGGCGCGTACAGGCAGTGGTATTTATATTACACCGGTTGCAGGATTACGAAAGTTGTTGCCGACAAAGGAACGGTGGTTGGCACATTACGTGACAGCCTCAACAGATGAAGAAATTGATATAGGTAACTGGTTGGAAAACTTAGTATCCATGGGCTATATACGGAAAGACCTGGTGAGCGCACCGGGTGAATTTGCGTTACGCGGTGGAATACTAGATATTTATCCGCTAACGATGACAGAGCCTGTTCGTATTGAGTTATTCGATACGACGATTGATTCAATTCGGACGTTTTCAGCGGAAGACCAACGTTCAACAGGCAAATTGGACTCGATTACATTATTGCCAGCGACTGAATTCATCTGGACGCCTGATGAATTACAGAAAGTTTCAGAAAAGGTGGAACAAGCGCTTGGTGATAGTCTGACCAAAATCAAAAGTGAAGAATTACAGCAGCAACTATTGATGACAATCATGCAAGACATTGGCATGATGAAAGACGGGATTGTGCCAGATACGATGAAAAAGTACGCTTCATTTTCTACTGAAGCGAGCGCCATGCTGACTGATTACTTCCCTGATAGTGGAATCATACTATTTGATGAACTAGGTCGAATACAAGAATCTGTGGCTACCTTGGAATCGGAAGAGCAGGAGTACCAGCTTGCGATGCTCGAAGATGGGAAAATGTTGCATGACACGAAACTCGCATGGAAATACGAGCAAGTACTTGCAGACATTAGTCAGCAGCAACTCTACTTATCTCTGTTTACACGTGCAGTACCTGGTTTCACTATCAAGAAGTCTATTTCGATTTCCTGTAAGCCAATGCAACAGTTCCATAGTCAGATGCCACTGTTGAAAAATGAAATAGAACGCTGGAAACAAGGGAACTATAATGTCTTTCTGTTAGCTTCTTCAACTGAGAGAATGAAGAAAATCCAAGAAATTTTACGAGAATATGATATAGAAGCAACGATAGATGGCAAGCCTAGTAGAGAAGGTGTGTTGTCCATTATAGAAGGGGATTTGTCTGCAGGGTTTGAATTACCGTTTCAGAAACTTGCCGTTATTACAGACGCCGAATTATTTACTGGTAAACCGAAACGAAAAGCGCGTCCGCCTAAACTAACGAATGCTGAACGCATTAAAAGTTATTCAGAGATCAAGCCGGGCGACCATATTGTTCATGTTCATCATGGTATTGGGAAATACTATGGCGTAGTCACACTGGACGTTAAAGGCGTCCAGAAAGATTACTTGGATATTCGATATCGCGGTGAGGATAAACTCTTCGTGCCAGCTGACCAGATTGATTTAATCCAAAAGTATGTTGCCTCCGGAGAAAAAGAGCCAAAGCTACATAAACTCGGTGGTACGGATTGGGTCAAAACTAAACGTAAAGTAACAGCGGCCATTCAGGACATTGCGGATGACTTGATCAAATTATATGCCAGACGGGAAGCGGAAAGAGGCTTTGCATTTAGTGAAGATGATGATTTGCAACGTTCATTCGAAAACGCTTTCCCTTATGAAGAAACACAGGATCAGTTACAATCCATCAATGAAATTAAGAAGGATATGGAAAGTATACGTCCTATGGATCGATTATTATGCGGAGATGTGGGATACGGAAAAACAGAAGTGGCAATTCGTGCAGCATTTAAAGCCGTAACGAACGGTAAACAAGTAGCGTTCTTAGTGCCAACTACTATCCTGGCGCAGCAACATTACGAGACGATGAAAGAACGTTTTGCAGATTATCCTATAACGGTTTCAGTACTTAATCGTTTCCGTACTAAGAAAGAACAAGATGAAACGATTAAAGGAGTTAAAGCTGGTACTATCGATATTGTCATCGGTACACATCGCTTATTGTCAAAAGACGTAGTTTACCAAGACCTTGGGCTTCTTGTTGTTGATGAAGAGCAACGTTTTGGTGTTACGCATAAAGAAAAGTTAAAGCAATTAAAAAATAACGTGGACGTACTTACATTAACTGCAACACCGATACCAAGGACTTTGCATATGTCGATGGTTGGAGTACGCGATTTATCTGTAATTGAAACGCCACCAGCTAACCGTTTCCCTGTCCAAACATATGTCATGGAAGATAATGGAGGGCTCGTTCGTGAAGCGATTGAGCGAGAAATGGGACGCGGCGGACAGGTCTTCTATTTATATAATCGTGTAGAAGATATGGACCGTAAAGTGCAAGAAATCCGTGACTTGGTACCGGAAGCACGCATCGCTTCTGCACATGGTCGGATGGGGGAAGCAGCACTCGAAGCAGTAATTTTGAGTTTTCTTGAAGGAGAATTTGATGTGCTCGTAACAACGACCATTATAGAAACCGGGATCGATATTCCGAACGTCAATACGTTGATTGTCCATGATGCAGACCGCATGGGATTATCACAACTTTATCAGTTACGTGGCCGGGTTGGTCGTTCTAATCGCGTAGCGTACAGCTATATGCTTTATCAGCGTGATAAAGTGTTGACAGAAGTTGCCGAAAATCGTTTGCAAGCAATCAAAGAATTTACTGAGCTTGGGTCAGGCTTTAAAATTGCCATGCGCGATCTATCCATTCGAGGTGCAGGAAATTTACTTGGTTCGCAACAACACGGATTCATTGATTCTGTTGGGTTCGATCTGTATTCGCAGTTACTACAAGAAGCGATAGAAGAAAGACAGACGGGCGTCGTGAAAGAAGACAAGGTGGATGTCGAAATCTCCTTGCCTATCAATGCTTATCTTCCTGAATCATACATTCAAGACGGTTATCAAAAGATTCAAATGTATAAACGCGTAAAAGCTATCACGGGCGATGAGGATTATTTGGAACTTGTCGACGAGATGATCGACCGTTTTGGCGATATGCCATTCGAAGCCGACTTATTACTCCGCGTCGGACGTATGAAAGCATGGGGACGTGACGCAGGCGTACTATCCATTAAAAAAGTACAAGGGATAGTGGAAATCCGCATGTCGGCAGAAGGAACTGCTCGCGCTGATGGTGCAAAGCTGATGGAACATTCCTTGAAGTTTGGCCATGCGGTTGGACTGACAATTGACAACGGACAAATCATTGTAACCGTGAATGAAAAGAAATCTAATCAGTTTACAGAATTTGATATGGTAGAAGAGATGGTCCATACGATGCAGGAAACAGCGAAGGAAGTAGAATCTACGGATGCCTTGTAA
- the spoVT gene encoding stage V sporulation protein T — MKATGIVRRIDDLGRVVIPKEIRRTLRIREGDPLEIFTDREGEVILKKYSPISELGEFAMEYAESLYETIGTPALISDRDEMLAVAGLAKKDYMNRQLAPICEEILNGRSTVIEKHEKTVEWVPGQVEQVKSYCVVPVITNGDAIGAIYLLSKVHFVGEVEQKAAETAANFLAKQMES, encoded by the coding sequence ATGAAGGCAACGGGTATCGTCCGCAGAATTGATGACTTGGGAAGAGTAGTTATACCAAAAGAAATTAGAAGGACACTTCGCATTCGTGAGGGGGACCCTTTGGAGATATTCACTGATCGAGAAGGGGAAGTCATTTTAAAGAAGTATTCACCTATTTCAGAGCTTGGCGAATTTGCTATGGAATATGCAGAATCACTTTATGAAACGATTGGTACTCCTGCGCTGATTAGTGACCGCGATGAAATGCTAGCGGTAGCAGGTCTTGCCAAGAAAGACTATATGAATCGACAGTTGGCACCGATATGCGAAGAAATCCTTAACGGCCGATCGACTGTCATCGAGAAGCATGAGAAGACGGTAGAATGGGTACCAGGTCAAGTAGAGCAGGTTAAATCTTATTGTGTTGTACCGGTTATCACAAACGGTGACGCAATCGGTGCAATCTATTTGCTATCAAAAGTTCATTTTGTTGGAGAAGTCGAGCAAAAAGCAGCGGAGACAGCAGCTAATTTCTTGGCAAAACAGATGGAAAGCTAA
- a CDS encoding NAD(P)-dependent malic enzyme, with protein sequence MNRNYKSSLHMHQIHNGKMEVVSKVPLENKEDLSLAYSPGVAEPCVEIARDPSLAYEYTIKGNLVAVVTDGTAVLGLGDIGPEASLPVMEGKALLLKQFAGIDAFPICLDTKDVDEIVHIVKAMSPTFGAINLEDISAPRCFEIERRLREECSIPIFHDDQHGTAIVVGAGLLNALKVVGKEKEEVKIVLNGAGAAGIAITKLLLNMGFENIIMCDSKGIIYEGRENAMNDIKHEMSRITNLNKIEGSLAEAMKGADVFVGVSVANLLTKELIASMNTDPIVFGLANPMPELKPELADEYGVRIIATGRSDYPNQVNNVLAFPGIFRGALDVRATEINEEMKLAATYAIADLINDEDLRDDYIIPDPFDDRIPTIVAHAVGKAAMRSGVSVSKELILPNPS encoded by the coding sequence ATGAACAGGAATTACAAATCTTCTTTACACATGCATCAAATTCACAATGGAAAAATGGAAGTTGTTTCGAAAGTACCGCTAGAAAATAAAGAGGATTTAAGTTTGGCGTACTCACCAGGAGTTGCTGAACCTTGTGTAGAAATCGCTCGAGACCCATCTCTTGCATATGAATATACAATCAAAGGGAATTTGGTAGCGGTTGTGACAGATGGTACGGCTGTACTTGGACTCGGAGATATCGGGCCTGAAGCATCTTTGCCAGTAATGGAGGGGAAGGCTTTATTGTTGAAGCAATTCGCAGGGATTGACGCATTCCCGATATGTCTAGATACAAAAGACGTGGACGAAATTGTCCATATCGTAAAAGCAATGAGTCCGACATTTGGAGCTATAAACCTTGAAGATATTTCTGCTCCTCGTTGTTTCGAAATTGAACGGAGGTTACGTGAAGAATGTAGTATTCCGATCTTCCACGACGATCAGCATGGTACAGCAATTGTAGTAGGTGCGGGATTACTTAACGCATTAAAGGTAGTTGGGAAAGAAAAAGAAGAAGTGAAAATTGTTTTGAACGGTGCAGGTGCTGCTGGAATTGCGATTACGAAACTATTATTGAATATGGGCTTCGAAAACATTATTATGTGTGATTCAAAAGGTATTATTTATGAGGGCCGCGAGAATGCGATGAATGACATTAAGCATGAAATGTCACGCATCACGAACCTCAATAAAATTGAAGGTTCCTTAGCTGAAGCAATGAAGGGCGCAGACGTATTTGTCGGTGTATCTGTTGCGAACTTGCTGACGAAGGAATTAATTGCATCGATGAATACAGATCCAATCGTATTTGGACTGGCGAATCCAATGCCAGAGTTGAAGCCTGAATTGGCAGACGAGTATGGAGTGCGTATTATTGCAACAGGCCGCTCTGACTATCCTAACCAAGTCAACAATGTCTTGGCATTCCCTGGAATCTTCCGTGGAGCACTAGACGTTAGAGCAACGGAGATCAACGAAGAGATGAAACTTGCTGCGACATATGCGATTGCAGATTTGATCAATGATGAAGATCTACGTGACGATTACATCATTCCAGATCCATTTGATGACCGTATCCCGACGATTGTTGCACATGCAGTAGGAAAAGCTGCAATGCGCTCGGGCGTGTCCGTTTCAAAGGAACTGATTTTGCCTAACCCCAGCTGA
- the ytaF gene encoding sporulation membrane protein YtaF: MTWLLIVGFAISSSIDNFGVGLSYGVQRVHIPFTSNALIAVICFIFSLIGIIFGAWLAEMLPGILPDLIAFAVLSVIGIRIMIIAFRQPRKPQANVFSEPEKMDFDGSSHISLGEALLLGIALSANALTNGVGAGLLALSPIAIALSAAVGSYITLSIGVGLGAKLAGVQIGKMSLGQFGTFMSGVIILLIAVTRLL; encoded by the coding sequence ATGACTTGGCTACTGATCGTAGGCTTTGCAATTTCATCTAGCATAGACAACTTTGGAGTCGGACTATCTTACGGGGTACAGCGAGTCCATATTCCATTCACGTCGAATGCACTCATTGCGGTAATTTGTTTTATCTTTAGTTTGATCGGCATCATCTTCGGTGCATGGCTGGCCGAAATGCTACCAGGCATACTCCCTGATCTCATAGCGTTTGCTGTACTAAGCGTCATTGGGATACGCATCATGATAATCGCCTTTCGTCAACCAAGAAAACCTCAAGCGAATGTGTTCAGTGAACCGGAAAAAATGGATTTTGACGGATCTTCACATATTAGTTTGGGGGAAGCATTACTACTCGGTATTGCGCTTTCTGCGAATGCATTAACGAACGGTGTCGGAGCAGGTCTTTTGGCGTTGTCACCAATCGCAATCGCATTATCGGCGGCTGTTGGTAGTTATATAACATTGTCTATTGGTGTAGGACTAGGTGCGAAACTAGCAGGTGTCCAAATTGGTAAGATGTCACTAGGTCAGTTTGGAACATTCATGAGTGGTGTCATAATTTTATTGATTGCGGTCACACGTCTACTTTGA